In Spea bombifrons isolate aSpeBom1 chromosome 9, aSpeBom1.2.pri, whole genome shotgun sequence, the genomic stretch AGTAGGTCCTTATACGCCTTTAAGTtctctatatatgtttttaatttactatacatatttaaaaaaatgttgttcaTATGTTTCCCAAACATCGACTTTTGACTTGAAACAAGCAAAAGATACACGGAATAAAAATGTCCTCTTCAGTGGTGAATCCAACACTTAAAGTCTCACAAATCTGCATTATTCGTCCTATGACTGCATGTAATATACaccaaaaaaggggaaaaaagaaattgttaATGTAGTGGACATACTCAATAAGAAGGTAAGGAGTAAACATGGAAGGGTCAAGTAGGACATGCCAAATGAGGCATTGGATGCGTTTCTGTGTTCTAAATTGTGATCTGCTGACCACCAATGGACCACAGATGATCTCCTGGCTAGGACAAAATAAAAccatcaaatattaaaatatttacaaactgTCTAATGTTTCTAAAACCATCACTTACATTTCTAGCACATATCAACCTGAACTATTCTTTATATGAATGCCTTCACCATAACCCTTCGGAAActgcatccatttttttttttaaactttccatTTTGAATAATTAACTTTTACATCATGTTACTTACAAGGTTGGAAAGGTGAAGGAATAGATTTTCCAAGAATAGAGCACCTCGGTTTTAACAGATTGGACGTAGAAAATGATGCACATATGTTTACACTTATAATAAGACTTAGCTTGCTTAGTAAATATAGTATTAATAACTTGGGTACCCATGCATTTACTTTCATTTTCTTCTATCGTTCATGTGGTTTATTAGAAATATTAAGTGTGTTTtgtgtgacatcatatttttagaTGTGCACTGCCACCTTACTGTTAAATTGTTAATAACAGCAAAATTGGTTTGACAGCTTTGGATAAGTCAATAAATTTGTGAGGTATAAAAGAATATATGCTGTAGAAGAGTGCTTAATATGGAAAATcattgtgaatattaattttgattccaaggagtttttttttttaattaaagttagAAAGTTGACCTACAACTTTGAAAGAAGTTGTGTTTTAGCAGCTGAGTTTCTGAGGTCATTATGTGACATCATGACAGGTACGTGGTTTCAGAAAACGTATCCCTATTTCCTCCTCAGAatacacaataatgtgtatagattaaaaaaaaaaagatgttgtaTAATAGTCTTTATTACTTAAAAAACAGATTACTGGTGTCAGCTTTAACCACACATAAAGAAAATGTGTCTAGTTTGAACCATATACAATGGGAGGTAAGCAATATGCTTTGCTTGGGAAGTATCTTTCCTTAGCTAACTGAGTGACTCCAACACTGATGGCGCAAGCAGGGTGctgacttgtgcattcggacacattttaattttaacaaaatttgtctATTTCACTATTTCGTACAAATGTCCGAAAAAAAGTAGGGAGTGcagtgaaacaaaaacaaagcagagagatccaaattttcatttgcattttgttgctctcacctactctctctcacactcattgTCTCCCTACCTACGCTCCACTTCTTCTATTGCTTCTTGTTGTTCTTCTTGCCTCTTGCATgccttcttctttcttcgcccgtttttttttaatagacgcaCCACATAATTTTTTACCTTTCATACTTTATTTTGACAGATGTCATTACTATTTAAATTAAGataacaatataaatttaaacattcgaaataataaaacaaaaaaccttgCCGAAAACCAAGACCTTCTTGTTTTACTGACTCAACGTCTCCTATCGTTCTGTGGCATCATGTAGTCTCCCATATTTGTGTCTCTCAACCCCATAAATAATAAGATTTTGATAACTTACACAAAACTCCTTTCCATCAATATTATAATGTAAccaaaacataatgtttatgcaggtttatttttatataattatattgatttattataattatacttAAGTTTTAGCCGTGCCCCATGAACATAACATGGAAAATGCCCTAAAATTACACCTAAGAAAGAAAACCTACTGTATATTTCAATATGGGACCATTGTTCATCCCTATTTTCAATACATTAATTCTATATTGACACATCCTCCacatatttatttctaatgaacgtttaagtaaaaatgttaaaatgtgcttatagaaaatattactaaattattttcataaataaatatgtcattGAGTGTACGACATGTTACAGCGTCCAAAAACCAAATGCATTTTCAATTcaaatttttttgttgttgggggggggttagagcGCCATCTTCTTCATTATCCTCTTAATTGCGCTCTTCATATCTTTATTCCTTAACGTATATATGATTGGATTTAGAGCTGGGGTTATAACAGTGAAAAGGACAGCAGCAGCTCGGTCTTGATCTAAAGAGTCTTGTGTCGAAGGTCTCATGTAAGTGAAGATGGCAGTTCCATAGAGTAGGAAGACAACAGTAAGGTGAGCACTACACGTGGAGAAGGCACGTTTTCTGCCCTCAGCAGTACGTATCTTTATGAGAAACTTGCCAATAAAAATGTAGGAAAGAAGAGTTAGCAGTAATGTTGTCGTGGCCAACGTTCCAGTAACCCTGATCAAGAGTTTGAGATTGAGAGATGTATCTGTGCAAGCCAACCTCAATACTGGCTTAATGTCGCAGAAAAAATGGTTCACCAGGTTTGGCCCACAAAATGGAAGCTTTGCTGTCATCACGGTGTGCAACAGCGAATGGAAATACCCAGTCACCCAGGAGCCTAAAGCCAACATTATACAAATCTTTGTGTTCATGATGTTGGAGTAGCGCAAAGGATTTCCGATGGCCACGTATCGGTCGTAAGACATTGCGGTGAGGAGCAAGACTTCAGTGCTTCCAAGGAAGTGGAAGAAATGTATTTGGCAGATGCAACCAACAAAAGAGATTGTCTTATTTAGAGATAGGGAATCGGCAAGCATCTTTGGGACCGAGACTGATGAGAAACAGATATCAAGAAAGGACAAATTACACAAGAAGAAGTACATAGGGCGGTGCAGACGTTGATCTTTAATGGTAAGCCCCATGATAGAGATGTTTCCTGCTAAATTTGTTATGTAGAATAGTAAGAAAAACCCAAACAGGGTCTCTTGAAGCTTTACAAGGTCTGTTAGTCCaagtaatataaaattattcacAGATGTGTGgtttcctaaacccattggatTCCTGTAAGACATATAATGAATGCAATGttctaaacacacattaatcaatcttgattacagatttatttttctcagcacatctttttttttgtttaagaatAAGCATAGCGTTCCCGAATTATGTGCTATAAAATATTAACGCTCTCCTAGCATTATGTGTATTTTAAGAGTTAATGTTAGAGgttgcaaaataaattattaaatgataAACCATTCATTAGCAAAGTCTAGAGTTTCAATCACAACCATACTTCCAAAATGTTACTTAACTGCTCAAACGCTTATTGTAAAGGAACATTGGGAAAGATCTGACATAGGATAAAACATTTGCAAGGAGAAACAAATCCATAAATGTAGTGAAGATCTGTACTTCATGTATTATAAAGTAATGTTGTATTATATAGATGCATTTGTACCATTCTGTCTTTAAAAAAGTTCAGATAATTTCATTATAGTGGtctctatataaaataatgactcataaatatattaaaatacccaCCACCAGATATTTGTGAGGTTCGCTCTGAAAATGCTGATCCAgtgattttgtctttaatttgCTGAACTGAATGGAACAACCTATGGTTAGAATGAATCTGAATTTGTTAGAAAGGTTTTATAATGTGATATTTCTCATGGGTAGAAATTCTTTAGGGATTTACCACTGAATCACAGACCCAAAGGACCATGGGTTTAACCACGCTACATGTCTATAGGTAGACATGTAgacttttcagaatgttttctgaagtattttttattgcatGTCCAGTGTTCGTTTCTCTTCAGTGTCTCTGAAGTCATTAACAGGTCTTACTAAAGTTACTTACCCCAGTCTTCATAAACTTAGATTGATCGTGAACTTGAGTATGCTTAGAGTAGATACTGCCATGTAGAAACATTCAAAGATCACAGTCTACTGGGATAGTTTTCCTTGAGATGGCTCCATTGGAGACATTACAGGTCTTATGTCTCGTTGACCaagcattaaattaaaataataaaaaaaaacccacatacaTACGAGAAATTGGATTGTATATTTTGGACCACTGTTtcattgtatgtattgtattgtatggaTACCCTAACGACAATTGGACCTAAAAATGTCCTgcttgaaatacatttttgtattgaaccacaattttatgaaataaatgtttaaaagggTGCACATGGCTACATTTTGAATTTTGCTATAGTCTTAATATCAACCCTACTGTTTATAGAAACCACAGTTAGTTACGGTATCTAGACGTTATTTGAAATTAATATCTTTTGTTGGGCCAACGTAGAACATTTTCTAAAGATACATACATTTTCGGGGGCTGTAATGGTCTCTTCTTCATGCTGTCTGAAGAACTGACCTCTGAGGGCCTCAAAGTATTATGAAGCTTTTTCTAtgctggcccaataaaatggaaatgtaatagGTCTAATATGATCTTACAATGGTGTTGTAGCCTAGAAGAAAAGGGCCTTTTGCTCTGTGTGCCCAATGACTACCATAGGCCAGCCCGGGAATGGTAATTAGAGACTGCTTGCGgataacaacaaaatattttaggagAGGGCTGCTAAAATTTGCCCCAGGGGCATAGGCCCTGACTAGTGGCCTACcaataaaacaacacaataaaCGTGGCAGAAAACATCCTTTGTGGACTATATCAATCCCAACACACACTCACCAAAAAAGGTTCAATTGAAATTTCATAATAGAAGCACAGGGAGGGTCAACTCTGGAGTAAAAAGTCCTTTATTACCTCTGTCACCCTGCTGGCTATCAGTGGAACTGCAACTTTCCGGTAGAGGCCCAACAATGAATATTGCCATATAGGTTCCAAAGACATTTGTGATACCTATTGGTTgaccttttaattcatttatGGTTTTCTCTTATTTCCATTGTAATTTATAGGAGAATTGCTATTCAATTACAAGCTTCTTCTACATTTTCCTTAGGctggtaatattttttaaacctaGTGGGACCACTTATTTGGACAGCTTCATTTGGACATCCATGTTCTATCAGATCACCTTGGAGTTTGAAGTAATTTTTCTTGATAACATTTCTTGACCTTTTAATGGtaacatatagatagataatgccCTGATTCTATGAGGTTGTATTATGGTTTATTGAGACTCTAGACAATCTGAATTAGGATTTAAATTCTTAAGCCACAGGCAATATGTTTAGTCGTACCATTCACTGACAATTACACATTGTTAAAGTAGAATTTGCAAAGCAGTCTACTTGCTGTCGCCTACATAGAATTATTTTGCCTCCCATCCTTATaatctttaaaatattacaaagcacaataaaatatgatataaagatgaatttgacaaaataaaatcagttaatgcatttttgtatgtaaacataaattaaaGTTTATATTCGTAGATTATAGACTCCTCAAGGCGGTGGTCAAGGGCCACCAACACACCTGGTATTAAATTAAATTCCTAAGTGGAATGCATTTGGAAAACCATTAAATCCCAAACTGTTGTTGGTGTTCTAGAACTAGTTAGAGAGTGAGAGCTTTAGCCAACTGGAAATTCTGACGTATTTCTTAGAGGTCATTGAAGGCACATTCTCCTTATTACTTGTTCCATCGCTGTCTTCATATCTTTGTTCCTCAAAGTATAAATAATAGGGTTCAGCAATGGAGTAATGGCAGTGAAGAGGATTGCAGTAGTTCTCTCTTGGTTTAAGGAGTCATTTGTAGAAGACCTCATATAGGTGAATAGTGCTGTTCCATACTGGAAAGAAACAACAGTGAGGTGAGCACTACAGGTAGAGaaggctttttttcttcctttcataGTACGTATCTTTATAAGATATTTTCCAATAAAGATATATGAGAGAAGTGTGAGAAGTAAGGTAATTGTGACCAAGGTCCCAGTAACCCTACTAACAAGCTTCAGATTCAGTGACGTGTCAGCGCAAGCTAATGTTATTACGGGTTTAATGTCACAGAAGAAATGATTGACTAAATTTGGTCCACAAAATGGAAGCCTTGAGGTCATCACAGCATGTAAGAGTGCATGGAAAAATCCAGTTATCCATGAGACTAACACAAGGTGTGTGCAAACTTTTACGCTCATGATGTTGAGGTATCGAAGGGGATATCCTATGGCAACGTATCGGTCATAAGACATTGCTGAGTAGAGAATGGCTTCAGTGCTTCCGAAGAAATGGAAAAAGTGTATTTGTGAGATGCAGCCACTGAAGGATATAGTCTTCTTCACAGTGAGGAAATCGGCAAGCATTTTGGGGACAGCAACAGATGAAAGGCAGATATCCAGAAATGCTAAACACCAtaagaagaaatacatgggagtgTGAAGACTTTGATCCTGAAGAGCCACCACCATGATTAAAAAATTTCCTATTAAAGTCATTAAGTAGGTTAtcaagaaacaaacaaacaggatTATCTGAAGTTCTACTATATCAGTCAGACCGAGCAAGACAAACTCCTTGAACAATgactgattttttattttcattgattcTTTGTAACCTGTGAAAAAGACCCAGTATTTGTATACATCGTAGGGTTGATTTAAGTATCAGCAAAAATATTTAGCTTAAAGAGACATTCTAATACAAAGTGGTCACAAACGGATGGCTCAAGCAGGAATATTCCTGAGTGAAGAAGAGAACAGCCTATTTTGTATAAGCAAATGTTACCATACCTTCAAGATGTGCAGCTAGTTTTTCATTCTCCATATTTATTTGCTTGGAGCCTTGGGAAAGTTTTTCTTGAAGATGAATAGGTCCTATGTGTGTTTCGATATTTTAAGGTATACTTTTAAAGTATACTTAAATAATTTCAACTTCATGTTCGTGTTTTTGCAAAGCTGTTGGGCACTGGCTGAATTTTACGAACGTTTAAATAGACATACACTCATAAGGATAATATCTTTAGGGAGCATTTGCTAATTGGTGCGAAGGGTTTAATCAAGTCATCGTGTCCCCAACTCAACTACAAAATGTAAATcaagctattattattattgcaattaacaaaaacattggtAAAGCCAACAAATAAGGAAGTACCTTTTTACAGATATGTTGACAATCACTTTTCTGATTTGCTGATGATGTAACACTTCACAGTATCTCTGACACACATGATGGataacaataaagacgaaattATGAATGGTATCACTTATCACATAATTTATGACATCATTGATACAACTATCATT encodes the following:
- the LOC128504336 gene encoding olfactory receptor 12D1-like is translated as MGLGNHTSVNNFILLGLTDLVKLQETLFGFFLLFYITNLAGNISIMGLTIKDQRLHRPMYFFLCNLSFLDICFSSVSVPKMLADSLSLNKTISFVGCICQIHFFHFLGSTEVLLLTAMSYDRYVAIGNPLRYSNIMNTKICIMLALGSWVTGYFHSLLHTVMTAKLPFCGPNLVNHFFCDIKPVLRLACTDTSLNLKLLIRVTGTLATTTLLLTLLSYIFIGKFLIKIRTAEGRKRAFSTCSAHLTVVFLLYGTAIFTYMRPSTQDSLDQDRAAAVLFTVITPALNPIIYTLRNKDMKSAIKRIMKKMAL
- the LOC128504337 gene encoding olfactory receptor 12D2-like; the protein is MENEKLAAHLEGYKESMKIKNQSLFKEFVLLGLTDIVELQIILFVCFLITYLMTLIGNFLIMVVALQDQSLHTPMYFFLWCLAFLDICLSSVAVPKMLADFLTVKKTISFSGCISQIHFFHFFGSTEAILYSAMSYDRYVAIGYPLRYLNIMSVKVCTHLVLVSWITGFFHALLHAVMTSRLPFCGPNLVNHFFCDIKPVITLACADTSLNLKLVSRVTGTLVTITLLLTLLSYIFIGKYLIKIRTMKGRKKAFSTCSAHLTVVSFQYGTALFTYMRSSTNDSLNQERTTAILFTAITPLLNPIIYTLRNKDMKTAMEQVIRRMCLQ